The DNA region CGCGTCCTCGCGCGCCAGCAGCACGAAGCGGGTCACGTTCTCGTCCGAGTCCTGGACGTTCTCCGCCAGCACCTCCAGGCCGTAGCGCTCGGCGGCGCGCCGCGGGCCGAGCGCGGCCGCGTCCGGCTCGCCGGCGGCCACCTTGCGGGCGGCCTCCGCCGTCGAGAGCGCGGGCTCGAGCGACGCCGCGGGCAGCCGGGTCCGCAGGAAGCGGGCGCACTGGCCGAGCGGCTGCGGGTGCGAGAGCACGCGCCGGACCTGCTCCAGCCGCGTGCCGGGCCGGGCCAGCAGGTGCTGGCGGACCTGCAGCAGCAGCTCGGCGCGGATGCGCGCGCCGGGCCGGTGCACGAGCAGGTCGAGCACCGCGCTCACCGCGCCCTCGATGGAGTTCTCGATGGGCAGCAGGGCCGCGTCGAGCTCGCCGCGCAGCAGCGCCTCGTGCGCGTCGGCGAAGGTGGGGAACGGCACCGCCTCCGCGCCGCGGACGGGCTCGCAGCGCGAGACCGCCTCCTCGCTGAAGGTGCCCGGGGGACCGAGGTATCCGACGCGCATGCTCGCGACTCCTATCACGGTACGGCGCGGGCGCGCCGCGTCATGAACCCTGGGTGATGGCCTCGAGCAGCGCCGGGAGCGCCGCGATGTCCTCGAGGAGGTGATCCGGGGCGGCGGCGCGGAGCACCTCCGGGGTGCAGGCGCCCCACAGCGCTGCGATCGTCCGCACCCCCGCCGCGCGGCCGGCCGCGAGGTCGTGCGGCGAGTCGCCCACCATGACGGCCGCGTCGGCCTCGGCCCCCAGCCGCGACAGGGCCAGCCGCACCGGCTCGGGGTCGGGCTTCGAGCGGGCGCAGCTGTCCGCCCCGATGACCGCCCCCATCCGCTCCAGCAGCCCCACGTGGCGCAGCGTGCGGTAGGCGCCCTCCTCGGTCTTCGCCGTCACCACGCCGAGGGGATGGCCGCGCGCGGCGAGCGTCAGCACCGTCTCGCGCGCCGAGGGGAAGCAGCGGGTCCAGCGATCGTGCTCCGCGATCCAGAACGACCGGTAGCGCGCGAGCAAGGGCTCGACGTCGTCGGGGCAGCGGGCGAACGAGGCGAGCTGGGCTCGGAGCGGCGTTCCGATCCCGGCGATCCACTCGGCGTCCGTCGGGCAGCTCCCGTACCCGTCGAAGGCATGGCGCACGGAGGCGAGGATGAACGGAACGGTGTCGACCAGCGTCCCGTCCAGATCGAACAGGATCGCCATCCGGCGGTGTTCTGGCACGTCCGCCATCATAGTGAAAAATCCCGATCCCCTCCCGACGATCGTGCCTAAGTTCGGTGCGCGATGACGGGAGCGGCGATCGTTCGGCGGTCGGACGGGGCGGCGGAGGTGCTCACGGTGTACGGCGCGTTCGACGGCGCCTCCGCGTGGGCGCTCCGGGTCCAGATGGACGAGTCCGCCGCGGACGCGTTCGTGATCGACCTCGCGCACGCCGAGGAGGCGTGCGAGTTCGCGGCCTGCGTCCTCGCCGGATGGGTCCGCGAGCACCGCCGCGAGAAGCGGGTGCGCTTCCGGGCGGCCACGCGCGATCAGGCGCGCCTGCTCGCCGCGTTCGGCCTGGACCTCGACGAGGGCGAGCCCACGGCCGTGGACGCGGCCGGCGACCGCGCGCCCGGCGAGCTCGACGGCTTCCCGCTCGGGCTGCGCTCTCCGGAGGGGGCCGGGGTGCCCGCCTGAGGCGGCGGCGCTGCCGCGCGAGCCCGGCTGCCACATCCTCCAGCCGACCGTGCCGCGCACGATCTCAGCCATCGCCGACCTGATCCAGTCGCGCCGCGACGAGCTCTGCGGCCGGTTCGTGGAGCGCGCCCGCCGGGAGCTGCGCGAGTCGCGCATGCCGGACCCGCAGCTGCTCGACTCCTTCCCCGCCCTGCTGGACGCCCTCGTGGACGCGCTGCGCAACGGGCCCGCGCCGCGCGCACCGGCCGAGCCGCCGCGGGTCGCGGCGGTCGCGACGGTCCACGGCGAGCAGCGCGCGGGCATGCCGGTGGACGTGGTGCAGCTCGTCTGGGAGTACGGCGTCGTCGGCGATCTGATCCTGGAGCTGGCCGAGGAGCAGGGCCTCCGGCCGGCGATCGCGGACCTGCGCGTGCTCGAGGCCGCGATCACGGCGGCCATCGCGGAGGGGGTGCGCCGGTTCGTCCAGGCGCGCGAGGTCACCTCCCGGCGCGCCGACGCGCGGCTCCGCGCGGTCGCGGACCACGCGCCCGCGGCGCTGGTGCTCCGCGGCCGCGACGGCCGGTTCCTGTTCGTGAACCGCTTCGCGGCCGAGGTGCTCGGGGTCCCCCAGGGCGAGCTGCTGGGCCGGCGGTTCGAGGACGTCGTCCCGCCGGCGGTGGCCCGCCGCCTGGCGGGGGCCGACGCGCGCGCCGGGCGCGGCACCACCGTCGAGCTGCGGGAGACGCTCGACACCCCGCGCGGCCTGCGGACGTTCCACACCGTGACGTTCGCGCTCGCCGGCGCGAGCGGGCCGGAGGACCCCGCCATCGTCTCGATCGGCCTCGACGTCACCGACGCGCAGACCGCGCTGGAGCGCCTGCGCCACGCCGACGAGCTGCTCGAGCTGGGCGACGCCTTCCTGGAGCTCGACCGCGCCTGGCGCATCGTCCGGGTGAACCGGAACCAGGAGCGGCTCTCGCGCCGGAGCCGCGAGACCACGCTGGGGCGGGTGATCTGGGAGATCTGGCCGGAGCTGGCGCGGCCCGACTCGCCCTACTGGATCGAGTACCACCGGGTCATGAACGAGCGCGTCCCGAGCGAGTTCGAGGCGTACTTCGAGCCGCTCGACATGTGGAACTCGGTCGCGGCCTACCCGGTGACCGACGGCGGCGTGGCCGTGTTCTTCCGCGACGCCACCCGCCGCATGCGAGACGAGCAGCGGCTCCGGCAGGCCCGGGACTTCGAGCAGCAGCTCATCGGGATCGTCTCGCACGACCTGCGCAACCCGCTGAACGCGATCCTGCTGGGCACGTCCTCGCTGCTCGCGCGCGAGGACCTCTCCGACCGGAACGTCGCCTCCATCGCGCGCATCCGCTCCGCGGCGGAGCGCGCCACCCGGCTCATCCGCGACCTGCTCGACCTCACCCGCGCGCGGCTCGGCGGCGGCATCCCCATCCAGCCCCGCCCGACCGAGCTCCGCCAGGTCGCGCAGCAGGTGGTGGACGAGCTCGAGCCCTCGTATCCCGATCGCCCGATCCTGGTGGAGGCTTCCGGGAACACGCAAGGTCACTGGGATCCCGACCGCATCGCGCAGGTGATCGGGAACCTGGTGACGAACGCGCTCAAGTACGGCGCGCGCGGCACGCCGGTCACGGTCGGCGTCGCGGCCGAGGACGGGGAGGTGCTGCTCTCCGTGCACAACCTCGGCGTGCCCATCCCCGCCGAGATCATCCCGACGCTCTTCGAGCCGGGTGGGCGGGCCGCGCCGGATCCGACCGGGCGGAGCGTCGGGCTGGGCCTGTTCATCGTGGAGCGCATCGCCGACGCGCACGGGGGCCGCGTCGAGGTGCGCTCCGGGGAGGAGGACGGCACCACGTTCACCGTGCGGCTGCCCCGGACGCCGCGCGAGGGCTCCCCGGGCTGGCGAGCGCCCTAGGCGGCCAGCGTCGAGGCGCGCTCCGCGGCCCGGCGGGACACGTCGCGCAGCGCGACCCGCTGCGCGAACCCGGCCGAGCCGACCACCACGCAGGCGACGCACAGCACCGCCTCCGCGACGAGCGTCCCGCCGTCCACGTGACCCGTGACGCGCGCGGTGGTGGTGGTGAGGTCGTAGAAGAGCCACCCCAGGTTGTAGACCGCGAGCAGCGTCCAGGTGCGCTGCAGCGCACCGCCCACGAGGCCGCGCGCCACCAGCGCCAGCGGCCCCACCGCGGAGAAGCAGATCATGTCGCCGGTGACCGACACCGCGGCCGCCAGGGCGTCCGAGGACAGGCCGCCGCCCAGCGCGTCGCGCAGGTCGAGCGCGAGCACCGGGATGCCGATCACGAGCGCACCGATCACCGTCGCGGCGGCGGTGCGGAAGCTGCGGCGATCGGTCAGGCCGAGCCCCGTCGCGGTGCGGCGGAACGCGGCCAGGAACAGGATGGCGCCGGTCACCGAGAACGCGTTGATGGCGACCAGCGTGCCGAGGCGGACCCACGGATCCGACAGGGCCGGCAGCAGGTCCCAGCTCCGCGCCGGGCCGTTCAGCAGCCGCACCAGCGTGGGCAGCGCCAGCGACCCGCCCGTGCACGCCCAGGCCTTCCAGAGCAGGTCGCCGGGGCGGAACGCGAACGCCGCCGCCAGGCACCCGGCCGCGCCGATCACCTGCCAGGCCACCTGCAGGGACCACCAGACCTCGTCGGTCGGCCCGAGCGCCGCGACCACGGCCACGTGGACCGCGAGCGCCAGGAGCGGGAGCGCGCCGAGCCACCCCAGCTTCACCGGAGCGCCTCCTGCTGGCGCCCCGGGGCCGGTGTCGCCGGGGGAACGTTCGCGGGTGAGCCGGTCATGAGGCGGCATCTTCGCACGAGTGCGGGGAGGCGCGCGAGAAGCCGTCGCGGGATGGGGCGCCCTGCCCCGCGCGAGACGACGTCGCGACGGTTCAGTTCAGGAGCCCGCTCACGTTGACGTCCACCCGGATGGTCGCCGTGACCTTGACCGTGGTGTTCACGTCCGGCGCGCGGCCGGTCGCCTCGACCGTGACCGGCGAGGACGCGGCGGTCAGGTACGGCTTCAGGTTCGCGCCGGCGTCCACGTCGAGGTCCACGTGGGTGGTGCCCGCGGGGAGCGCCGAGATCCCGGACTTCGTGGCGAGCAGGATCCGCGGCTGGCCGGCCGTCTCGACGTAGATGGAGACCGAGTCCACCCAGGTCTCCAGGCTGTCGCCGGCGGTCACCTCGAGGCTGAGCCGGCGGAGCTTGGCCGAGTCCACGTCGCCCGGGTCGATGCCCTCGGCGCGGAGCTGGTCGCCGCCGCCGATGTCGAGCGCCTGGATCGACGGGATCGAGCCGGCCGGCGCGCCGGGGACGCCGGGCACGTTCACCGACGCGGAGCGGGTGATGTCCACCTGGTCGAGACGACCGCAGGCAGCGAGGGCGAGCACGGCGGCGGCGGCGAGGGTTCGGTTCATCCCGTCAGTGTAGCGTGCTTCCCCGCGGGGCCGAGCCCGCGCGCGGGGCGGCGCCGAGGTCGGAACGGCGCGGCGGATGTGCGACGAGGTCCGCGGCTCAGGGCTCCCGCAGCTCGTACACGTTCCACTGACCGGCCACCGTGATCGGGCGGACGCCCGGCTCGAACGCGATGCGGTCGAAGAACGGGCGGAACCGATCGTCCCACCAGCACGCCACGTAGCGCGCGCCGAACTGCTCGCGGATGGTCCGCGCGAGACCCGGCGGCGCCGCGCGCGGCAGGCGGTACCAGAGCGCGTACCGCTCCGGATCCTGGAGCGCGAACAGCGTCGGATCGAGCGCGACCATGAAGCGGCGCTCCGGCAGCGCCAGCATGAGCGTCCCGGTGAGCCCCCACTCGCAGGTGAACACCTGCGCGCCGGGCGGGATGGCGCGCTGCATCGCCGCGGCCTCGGCGGGCGCGGTGCGCGGCGGGCGGGTGGACATGCCCTGGAGGATCCTCGCGGTCTCCCTGCCGCTGTAGGCGGCGCAGAGCACCAGCGTGGCGGCGAGCGCCAGGCGCGGCCGCAGGTGGCGGACCGACAGCGCGAAGGCCACCGCCGAGAACGGGACGAAGTACTCGGTGAACCGGGCGGTGCGGAGCGTGAGCGCGCCGAAGGCGAGCGCCGCCCCCGCGAACGCGAGGGCCACGAGCCCACCCTCGCGGCGCCGCCGCCACGCCAGCCCGAGCGCCGCGAGCGCCATCGCGGCGGTCGGAACGAGCAGCAGGCGCCACTCCGCCCAGGTGAAGGGCTGGAACTCGCCGCCGAGCTCGATGCCGGCGGCCCGCCCCCAGGCCCGCCGGAGCAGCACGTCGTCGATCACGATCGCGCTGAAGCGGACCAGGTTCCAGCCGTTCGGGTGCGTGGCGACGCCGAGCGCGATCGCCGGGCCGCGCCAGCTCGCGCGGCGCTCCGCTGCGAACCGCGCGGCCTCCGCGAGCAGCGCCAGCGCGAGCGGCAGCTGCCAGGCCACGTAGGCCCACGGGTAGATCGCGGAGGCCAGCGCCAGGATCCAGCGGCGCTCGCGTGCGGCCGCCCACAGCACCACCAGCGCGAGCCCGATGGACAGCAGGTGCGGCCGGACCAGCGAGAACCGGTACACGAAGGCGGAAGACGCGAGGAGCGGGACGACGATCCACGCGCCGGCGAGCGGCACCCGCTCCTGCCGGAGCACGAGCAGGATGGCGGCGAGCGCGAGCGCGCCCGCGATGGTGCCGGCCACGTTCGCGGCGGTGGCCGGGTCCAGGCCGGCCAGCGGCGCGAGCATCAGGTGGAACAGGAGCTCCTTGTCCGCGTAGTGCTCGGCCAGGACGGAGAACGGCGTCCACGGGAACGCCTTCAGGATGCCGTGGTCGTGGATGAGCCGGCCGACCGCCACGTGGTAGTCGGTGTCGGCATCCTCCGCGACGTGCATGAAGCCGAACTGGATCCAGGCCGGGAGGGCGACGCAGGCGGCGAGCGCGAGAACGGTCCAGGCCGCCCTGAACCTGCCTGCGGGCCGCACCTCACCGTCATCTGCGTTCGAGATGGCGAGCACGCGCGCATCCTAGCGCGGGCCGCGGGCCGCGCACCGGCTCCTCGGCCCCGCTCCACGCGGGTGGACGCATCACCGACAGTCGCAGGGAACGGTCTCGCCGTTCATCCCGCTGGTGGGCAGGAAGCAGCCCGAGTCCACCACGCGCGCCTCGCGGTTCTCCGAGGAGCAGGTCAGCCACGCGCCGGTGCCGTGGTCCACCGGGCACTCGCCCGCGCAGGAGCCGGCCGCGCACCCCCAGGCCGCGGCGACCTCGCACTGGCGCAGGCAGTGATCGAGGCTGCGCCAGGAGTAGCCGATGGGCCACGCGCCGCAGACGTAGGTGGAGAAGTACAGGTGATCGACGAAGCCGCACGTGCCGGCGCGGCAGCCGCCCCGGGACGCCGCCTCGTCGTCCCCGCACGCGGGCAGGAGCAGCGCGAGCAGCGCCGCCGCCGCGGCCGCCCGCGCCCCGGAGCGCGTCATGGTCCACCCCCGGGGCGAAGCGTAGCGCGAACCGCGCGGCGCCGGAACGCTAGCGCGCGGCAGGCGCCGCGGGCGCGCCCGACGGCCTCGAGTCGCAGCGCGTGGCCTGCATGGTCAGATAGCCGAGGACGAACAGCATCGCCGCGAGCAGGATCTTCCGGACGGAGGGCACGCCGGGAGGTTAGCACGGCCGGGCGCTGCGCCCGGCTCGAGGCGCGCGCCTAGAGCTGGATGCCCTCGCGCTGCAGCCGCTTCACGACGCGCTCGCCGACCTTGGGCCCGAGGCGCTCGCCCCACTTCGCCCCGACCGCCATGCCCTCCTGGCCGAGGGTGGGCAGCTTGTCCGAGAGCTTCCTCCCGAGGGGCGTCTTGTAGAACGCGACGAGCGCCTGGATCTCCTCGCGCGTGAAGTGCCTCCGGTACAGGGCCACGAGGCTGTCCGCGAACCCGCCCTCGGACCTCAGCTCGGCGGCGATGGTGGCATTCACCTCGTCCGCGACGAGGTCGAAGGCCCGCGCCGGGAGGTCCGGCCGCGCGCTCTTCAGCGTCTCGGACATCTGATCGACGATGACCTTGCTGAACATCTCGCCGATGTCGAGCGCGTGGGTGAGCGCGAGCAGCTCGCGCACCTCCGCCCGCTCCTCGGGGCTGAGCGCCTGCACGGCAGGGCCGGCCGGGTCATCGGCGGCAGCGCCGCCCGCGGGTTCCGCGGCCAGCGCGGTCGAGCACAGCGCGAGCGCGACGATCGAGACGGCGAGACGCATGGCACCTCCTCCGGCCCGGCGCGGGCCTTCGCTGAGCGTGTTGTACAACACGCACGGGGGGAGCGGGGCGGCGCCGCTGCGCGCCAAAGAGAAACGGGCCGGACCTCGAGGATTTCTCCCGGAGTTTCCGGCCCGTTTCGATGTGGGCGCTGCAGGGTTCGAAGAAGCACAGATGAGCGCTCAGAACCGCCCGGACACGCTCACCGCGACCGACCCCACCGCCCCGGGCCGCCCGGACCCGCTCGCCCCGGCGCCCCCGGCCGCCGCGCTGGTGGCGGCCCTGGCCCGGGCCGCAGCCGCCGCGGCCGACGCCGGCGACCTGGTGCGCGCCCGCGCGCTGCTCGAGGACGCCGCCAGGGCCGCGCCGCAGGAGAGCGCGCCGATTCGCCTGGTGGTGCCGCATGCGTGTTAGCCTGCTAACCATGGCGACCGCGAAGAAGGGGGCCGGCGCGCCCCGGAAGAAGCGATCCGACGCGAAGGGCTACAAGCTCGTGGGCCTCCGGCTCACGCCCGAGCAGGATGCCGCCCTGCTGCGCGCGGCGCGCGCCGAGGCCCAGAAGACCGGCCGGGCCCTCGCCGACAAGAGCGCGATCGCACGCCAGGCGATCGACGCCTGGCTCAAGGGACGCTGAAGAGGTCCGTTCCGGCAGCCTGCTGCCGCAACCGTTGAGAACGCGCCACACCAGGCGAGGGCGAGCCATGCCGATCGACAAGTCGAAGCTCGAGGAGTTCCGGGCGCTGAATGTGGCGGTGCTCGATCCGAGGACGGCGCCGGCGGAGCGCGCGGCATGCTCCACCCGGCTCGCGACCGAGGTCGTGCCAGCGCTGCTCGCTGACCGCATCGCGCTCCTCGAGCTGCTGCGCGAGCTCCAGTGGTCGGGGATCGTCGCGGACCAGACGGGCAGCGCGACCGTGGTCTGTCCCGTCTGCTCCTTCGGCGAGCTCGAGGGCGGCCACCGGGACGACTGCAAGCTCGGGGCGTTCCTGCGGTAGGTCGCAGGCGGGCCCGGCTGTCGGGGCCGCATGCGACGCTGAGACCTGCGGCGCGGGCTAGGCGCCGGCCAGCCGAAGAGGGGTCCCCCACCCCCTGCCCGCCGCCGATTCCTCCGGGGTGCGCCTGGGGAGGCGCGATGACCATCGCCAGAGCAGCGACCAGGGAGGGCGCCACGGGGCAACCGTGGCCGCCCGAGCGAACCCCAGAGGAAGAAGAAGCCGACCTGCGCCGGCAGGAGAGGGATGCCGCGGATCAGGAGCAGCTCGAGCGAGCACGCGGCAAAGCTCTCCTCGCCCGCTGGACTGCGATGCTCGACGGCGTTGAGTTGAACGCGGCCGGCGCGCGGGTCGCCCTCGAGCTCGCAGCCGAGATATACGAGCAGCTCGCGTCGACACTGGAGGACCTCGAGTGGTGGAAGCGCTTCGCGTGCGCCAACACCCCGCGTGCGGCGAGGGCGATCCTCGTCGCACAGAGGCGCGGCGCGGCGGCGAAGAAGGAGAACCAGCGCAGGGCTGCTCGAGCGTCGCCCACCAATGCTGAGCTCCTGAAGGCCATCCGACGCCTACAGCGTTGCGAGGCCGGCGGCGAGCGCGTCATCGCGAAGCGCCTCGGCATTAGCCGCGGCCGCGTCCGTCGCCTCGCGAAGAAGGGGTAACGGTACCGCTCAGATCCGGGGTGGAACCACCCCTGCGGCAGCGTAGCGAGCATGAACGCTAACGCTGTCCCCGCCGTGAGCCCGCTGCGCGCTGCGCGGCTCCGCGCCGGCCTGAGCATGGAGAAGCTCGCCGTCGCGGCGGGTATCGGACGCGCGACCCTCTACTGGGCAGAGGTGGCGCCGCACCGGATGTCGGAGCGGACGCTCGCGGCGGTAGCCAAGGTGCTTGGCGTCACGCCGGCGGAGCTCCGGCCATGACCGGCGGACGCCTTCTTGGGACAGGCGCCCCCCCTGCCCTCGCCGGCCTCGAGGCGGAGCTCAGGCGGCTCGCGCGAGAGGCGGCCCGGGAGGCCGTGCGCGAGGCGCTCCAGGACCTCCCCGGCCCGGCGCCGCGGCTCACGACGCTCGCGCGCCACGCGCGAGGCGCGGGCGTCGGGCAGGCCACCCTGCGGCGCTGGGCGCGCGCCGCCGGCGTCCATCGGCAGGCAAATGGCCGGTACGTCGCGGCCGACCTTGACCGCGCGATCGAGCTCGGCGGGAAGCCGCCCCCGGCCGCGCCAACGTCCCCCGTGCGCGACCTGGCGGCCGCTCGGGCCCGCCGCGCCGCGGCGGCGCTGCTGCGGAAGGGCGGTGGCCGGTGACCAGGTTCGAGACCCGCCTCCTCAAGGCTCTGCGCGCGAGGCCGGAGCGCACCGTGAGCGACCTCGGCGCAGAGCTCGGGCGCGGGCGCGTGGACGTCACTCGGGCGCTCCTGTGGCTCGAGCGCGACCGCCTCGTCGTGCGTACCCGTTACCCCCGTGGCTGCGCCACCTGGTGCGCCGCCCCGGCGGCGGCGCAGCCGGCACCAGCGGCCCGCCGCTCGAGCCCGAGCAGGCGAGACCCCGAGCGGACCCGCCGCGAGGAGTGCCGAAGCTGCGGCGCGAGATTCGTCGCGATTCGCGCGCACAACGGCAAGTTTCCGAAGACGTGCTCCGCGCCGTGCCGCCTCGCCGCGCTCGATCGCTACATCGCAGGCCTGCAGCGCGCCCGCGACACGCTCGCGGAGCAGATCGACGGCGACGCCAGCCGGGGGCCGGGGCGGCGATGACGACCCCGAGCGCAGGCGCCGAGCAGACGCGCGCCGCCGTTACCCCGCCGCAGATCACCGTGGGAGCCGGCCTCACGCGGCCGCGCGGCCACCGCCTCCAGGTCGTGGATGTAGCGGACCTGGCGCGGGTGCTGGGCGAGCAGCCCGCGGACGTCGACGGGTGGTGGAGCCCGCACGTCTGGCGGGGCGACACGCGCGACGGCGCCGCGTGGCAGGCGGCCTGCGCGGTCGCGCTCGACATGGACCGCGACGGCCATGCCGCGCTTCCCGACGAGCTCGCGCGCCGCCTCGAGGAGGCCGCTGCCGACGGGAGCCTCCCGGGGTCGATCTTCCATCGCACGCCCGCCGGGGCGCGCGTCGTCTTCGCGCTCGCCGAGCCCTGCAGCGACCGCGACGCATTCGACCGCGCGGCCGCCGGTGCGGCCCAGGCGCTCGCGGCGCAGCTCCGCGAGCTCGACATCACCGGGATCGGCGTGGACCCCAAGCCGCATCGCGACCTGGCCCGGCTCTACTACACACCGAACGCCATCGCGAAGGGCGTGCGCCGCCAAGCCGCGGTGCTGGTGATGCGGCGCGCGCCGTACAGCGTCGAGCAGCTCGCGGCGCTCCGTGAGGCGGACGAGCCACCCGCCGCGCCGGCAGCCGTCCAGCCGCCGCGGGCGGGCGCGACGGGTGCGGTTCGCCGGGCGCGCGCATGGCTCGCGAAGAAGGAGCCCGCGGTTCAGGGGGAGCACGGCGACGATCAGACCTTCCGCGCCGCGGCTGCCCTGGTGCGGGACTTCGACCTGGACGACGAGGATGCGCTGGCGCTGCTGCTCGAGTGGAACCAGGGCTGCTCGCCTCCGTGGACCGAGCAGGAGCTGCGCGGCAAGCTGCGGTCGGCGCGGAGGAACGGGAAGCACGCCCCGGGCGCGAAGCTCGCGGAGTCGCCTCCGCGCTCCGCGCAGCCGGAAGCTGGCGCTTCCATCACGCCGGCGGCCCCCGCGCCCTTCTCGATCGCGTCCGTGCTCGATGAGCAGGAGAGCCGGCTCGAGCGCGGCACCGAGCGGATCGCCACCGGCTGGACGCGGCTCGACGCTGCCCTCGGCGGCGGTCTCGCCGTGCCCTCCCTGGTCGTGCTCGGCGCGCCACCGAAGGCGGGCAAGAGCTCCTGGTCGCAGATCCTCGCCGTCCGGCACGTCGAGGCCGGCGGCGTCGCGTACGTGCTCGACCTCGAGAACGGGCCTCGCCGCGTGCTCCGGCAGATCATGTGCCGCCGCGCGGAAGTCGGTCCGGGCGAGGCCGCTCGGGCCCTGGCGGACCGCCGCACAGGGGTCTTCACGTCGCGCGAGGCCGTCGAGCGGTGGAACGCGGCAAAGGCCTGGCTCCGCACCACCCTCGGCCCTTCCCTCTTCCTCGAGTGCACGCCGCCGGCGGACCTCGAGGCGCGCGTCGCCGGCGTGCGC from Anaeromyxobacter dehalogenans 2CP-C includes:
- the pheA gene encoding prephenate dehydratase, yielding MRVGYLGPPGTFSEEAVSRCEPVRGAEAVPFPTFADAHEALLRGELDAALLPIENSIEGAVSAVLDLLVHRPGARIRAELLLQVRQHLLARPGTRLEQVRRVLSHPQPLGQCARFLRTRLPAASLEPALSTAEAARKVAAGEPDAAALGPRRAAERYGLEVLAENVQDSDENVTRFVLLAREDAPPTGADRTSIAFTLDRDRPGGLYEVMGEFARRGINLSKIESRPTKQAMGHYVFYLDFEGHRADPAGASALEGVRAQVHELHLLGSYPRTGAPV
- a CDS encoding HAD family hydrolase; its protein translation is MADVPEHRRMAILFDLDGTLVDTVPFILASVRHAFDGYGSCPTDAEWIAGIGTPLRAQLASFARCPDDVEPLLARYRSFWIAEHDRWTRCFPSARETVLTLAARGHPLGVVTAKTEEGAYRTLRHVGLLERMGAVIGADSCARSKPDPEPVRLALSRLGAEADAAVMVGDSPHDLAAGRAAGVRTIAALWGACTPEVLRAAAPDHLLEDIAALPALLEAITQGS
- a CDS encoding sensor histidine kinase, with amino-acid sequence MPRTISAIADLIQSRRDELCGRFVERARRELRESRMPDPQLLDSFPALLDALVDALRNGPAPRAPAEPPRVAAVATVHGEQRAGMPVDVVQLVWEYGVVGDLILELAEEQGLRPAIADLRVLEAAITAAIAEGVRRFVQAREVTSRRADARLRAVADHAPAALVLRGRDGRFLFVNRFAAEVLGVPQGELLGRRFEDVVPPAVARRLAGADARAGRGTTVELRETLDTPRGLRTFHTVTFALAGASGPEDPAIVSIGLDVTDAQTALERLRHADELLELGDAFLELDRAWRIVRVNRNQERLSRRSRETTLGRVIWEIWPELARPDSPYWIEYHRVMNERVPSEFEAYFEPLDMWNSVAAYPVTDGGVAVFFRDATRRMRDEQRLRQARDFEQQLIGIVSHDLRNPLNAILLGTSSLLAREDLSDRNVASIARIRSAAERATRLIRDLLDLTRARLGGGIPIQPRPTELRQVAQQVVDELEPSYPDRPILVEASGNTQGHWDPDRIAQVIGNLVTNALKYGARGTPVTVGVAAEDGEVLLSVHNLGVPIPAEIIPTLFEPGGRAAPDPTGRSVGLGLFIVERIADAHGGRVEVRSGEEDGTTFTVRLPRTPREGSPGWRAP
- a CDS encoding DUF2059 domain-containing protein; its protein translation is MRLAVSIVALALCSTALAAEPAGGAAADDPAGPAVQALSPEERAEVRELLALTHALDIGEMFSKVIVDQMSETLKSARPDLPARAFDLVADEVNATIAAELRSEGGFADSLVALYRRHFTREEIQALVAFYKTPLGRKLSDKLPTLGQEGMAVGAKWGERLGPKVGERVVKRLQREGIQL
- a CDS encoding helix-turn-helix domain-containing protein — protein: MSPLRAARLRAGLSMEKLAVAAGIGRATLYWAEVAPHRMSERTLAAVAKVLGVTPAELRP
- a CDS encoding DnaB-like helicase C-terminal domain-containing protein gives rise to the protein MGAGLTRPRGHRLQVVDVADLARVLGEQPADVDGWWSPHVWRGDTRDGAAWQAACAVALDMDRDGHAALPDELARRLEEAAADGSLPGSIFHRTPAGARVVFALAEPCSDRDAFDRAAAGAAQALAAQLRELDITGIGVDPKPHRDLARLYYTPNAIAKGVRRQAAVLVMRRAPYSVEQLAALREADEPPAAPAAVQPPRAGATGAVRRARAWLAKKEPAVQGEHGDDQTFRAAAALVRDFDLDDEDALALLLEWNQGCSPPWTEQELRGKLRSARRNGKHAPGAKLAESPPRSAQPEAGASITPAAPAPFSIASVLDEQESRLERGTERIATGWTRLDAALGGGLAVPSLVVLGAPPKAGKSSWSQILAVRHVEAGGVAYVLDLENGPRRVLRQIMCRRAEVGPGEAARALADRRTGVFTSREAVERWNAAKAWLRTTLGPSLFLECTPPADLEARVAGVRQVAGDRKLLLVVDSLQKLPGDPRDDRRTTIDKWIRTFERLRYQFDATILVISEIRRGREGYAAREDAFKESGGIEYGCDLAMTLNRPAADEDTEAPATLRVELARDTEEDPRGEVASYRAVRPWYGLEEVDPVPLSKGRRGGRGPEPVKAEAAREFLRQRLAAGPARVSEVLGDGRAAGFSESTLRRAGRELGLASCTVQLKTGWRLP